AAAGGTCAGATGGATCTGTAGAAAAGGAGAATTCAAAGGACTCAGAGTTTGGGGTGGAGACTAAAgacacaggagagaaagaagaaagatttgggatgagTCGCATTAGGAGCAGAGACTAGGGAAGGACTAATGTGTGAAAGAGTGCCTGGATGTCAGGCACCTCAGattgtttgcccattttttgacaaAAGTCATCTAGGTCTTGTAAGatgaagaaatcaaaagtgcCGTTTTCTGGCCATTTGGAACCAGTTGGgtttgtattggggccaagcGGTATTGCAggagaaaataaggcatttaggttttaggtcaggggtgagttgaagaggttttaagttattgagaacacaggctaagggagaagaagggggaatggacggtggaaggttgcccatagtgaaggaggtaaGTTTAAAGAGAAAGGTAGAGACATGGAGAAGGGGGTGGTGcgatgagcagccctgggctgtaATGTGGGTGAGCAGCCGAAGCAGGCATCCCcgcaattgacttgccaccaagggaatgtgggtgaatgaccaaggcaggcgTCCCCACGGTGATCAGACACCAATGGAATGTGGGGTGAATGATCAGGGCAGGCGTCCCCGCAGTGATCAGACatcaagggaagactgtcttccggAGTCCATGACCGGCATCGGAGTTTTGGGTCCatggataaaatgtgtctcctttgtctctactggAGAGGAAAACGAACTAGAATTGGAAGGACAGGGAAATTGAAGGTTAGCAAGacaggctggagaagagagtgaaaagaccgCTTACCTAatttgaaattggtgagatgttcctgggactggttggtctgaggacctgaggtcataggtggatctccTCATGGAGTGAGGGCGAGGACAGGGGACCAGTCTCCTGAAGGAGTCCCCCTGTCCCGGGTCTTCGGCACTAAATATCACATGCTTCCatatgaagagaccaccaaacaggctttgtgtgagcaataaagctttttagtCACCTGGATGCAGGCGgactgagtccgaaaaaggagtcagcaaagggagatggggtggggcttttataggatttgggtaggtagtggaaaattacaatcAAAGTGGGTTATTCTCttgtgggcaggggtgggaggtcacaaggtgctcagtggggagcTCCTGAGACACATTGTCCAGGAGAAGGAATGTCACAAGTTTAATTGATCAGTtgaggtggggcaggaacaaatcacaatggtggaatgtcatcagttaaggcaggaactagctattttcacttcttttgtggttcttcagttgcttcaggccatctggatgtatagtgcaggcttgggctcagaggcctgacagctccctaatttgtttctaaatattctaagggagaaggaagggctgTGAGAATTGTCTTTGAGAGGAATCATTCTCTCTGGAGTAAATGAGATAAATCTTCAGTGTTGTGGTCATGGATCTGATAGGCATTAGTCTTTGACCAGAGTTTATGAGGTTATTAAGGTGCATGCATGTTTATAAACTagagaagaattaaaaaattggagaaaaagaTATAATACCATAGCACAGTCTTCTCAGGTACCTTCAGTTTAAGTCCTttattacaagaaaaacaaaaagtcagcAAGAGCACATGAGTCTTAATGATCTAGTACTTTTTTAAATACTTTGACTTACTAGGGTGATTCAAAggttcaggaaaaagaaaattcccaATATCATTTTCTTAATCTTATTCAACCCAAACATAACAATGCCAAAAAATACAGAGCTCACATTTTGCTGGCATACATTGCCAAATTTTTAATGCCTCCCCGGACAGGTGaattttaaggattaaaaaaaagcAGAGACTTTCAAAACATTCCTTGTGATGAAGTAGAAAAAGCCCTGAATAAGTGGCCAGCTACACTGGATTTTTGTCTCAATTCTTCCATTAATTTTATAGTCTTCAGCAAATCCCTTAACTTTGAGCTTCTATATGTAATGACATCATTATAAGTGCTGTGGTATTAAAATGTGATAAACTTAGATGAAAGcattttgaaatgtttgaaaTACTACATAAACACACATAATAACTAAATTCCACAGGATAGGATCTGAGAGAGCTAAGCTGACCAGTATTATAAAAGGAAGCTTATTACAGAAAAGCCCAGCCTCATTCATTATAGGTTTATGTCTCCATTTCTCTTTGGTGCAATGTATTTAATAGAATGAGTTatacagagaaaaagaataagaaatgagCTGAGGAGACAGAGCCTGGGACAGCTCAAATACATTACTCACTGCTATTTAAGGAGTAAGTATAAGGTCAACCACTCGCGATAATCCCTACAGGGTGGCATCTAACCGTCAAAGTGCACAGGCACCTGTGGGTTACCCTCGCAGGCAATGACAACACGTCTAGTGCTCGCCATGGCCCGATATCTGCAGTTGGGTGCCTTGGAACTTCCTGTATCCCTGCAGTCTGTGACCTTCACTACACCCTCATGGCAGTTCATCTTGCCGTTCTTGCATTGGATATTGGTGGTGCTGCAGATACTACGAATGTTCCAGATATCTTCATGGATGAAGGTGTTGAAGCGCTTGCAATGATACAAAGTCATCTTCCGTCTTTGCATCATCATGTTGCAGTAGCGATCATCGCCACCTGTCTCCTCAGGGTGCACATGTTGCCGCAGGAATCGCTGGTACATGCCATTCTGGCCATAGGAGGGCTggaccagccccagccccagcagggTCAGCAGCAAAAGCAGAAGCAATGAATGGGTCCTCTGCAGAGCCATCAGTATCTTAGAGGTGCCTAGAAAAGAAAGCAAGGGGCAGAGAAATAATGTAAGAACTGGGCACTGGAAAAAGGTGTTGAGAATAGCAAGCTGGCATCCTGACTCCATagtctcctctttcctccttcttatATGCTCCATCTCCCCACTCATCTCTGCTACTTTTCCCACCCTCGCTTCCCCAAGAGTGAGTAGTTTGCAAACATGATCTTTTCTGAAAGCAAGACCTTTCTCATTTACAGAGAGAAGTTGCTGCAGCCAGTACAATGACACAGGTCAGGGACTGACTGCGTGGCTGCCAGGCTTGTGTGGTCAGagtataaaaagagagaaagggtgaACCTACACGAAACTGCAGTTGTGTGTCTCTTGGGGGAATTCCATATGTGTATGATATTTGGGGAGTGTTTGGTTCCCAGGAGGCACCAATTCCCGACAGTTTGGATAGACTCAGGATACGTCAAAGAAAGTTTGTAAACTACTTT
The DNA window shown above is from Chlorocebus sabaeus isolate Y175 chromosome 29, mChlSab1.0.hap1, whole genome shotgun sequence and carries:
- the RNASE4 gene encoding ribonuclease 4, giving the protein MALQRTHSLLLLLLLTLLGLGLVQPSYGQNGMYQRFLRQHVHPEETGGDDRYCNMMMQRRKMTLYHCKRFNTFIHEDIWNIRSICSTTNIQCKNGKMNCHEGVVKVTDCRDTGSSKAPNCRYRAMASTRRVVIACEGNPQVPVHFDG